GGACACAAACATTTTCTTGTTGAATCAAGCTTTTGGTTTTAAAACTACCATGACTAAAGCGGAACGTCTTGATTACAAACATAGTATGCTAACACATGCGATGGTACTAACAGGAGTAAATGTTGTGGACGGAGAAGTGAATCGTTGGAAAGTAGAAAATAGTTGGGGAGAAGCTATTGGCAATAAAGGTTATTTTGTTGCAAGTGACGCGTGGATGGATGAATTTACGTTCCAGGTTGTTGTTCGGAAAAAATATCTATCTAATGAGTTACTAAATGCATTTAAACAAGAACCTATTACCTTGAAACCATGGGATCCAATGGGCTCGCTTGCTTTTAAATAGTAAATTCTGAAATAACTTCGATTCCATTAGCTATAAAAAGTGCTGCTGCTACGCCGGTACCATCTGTTGTTTTTCCCGAGAAGGTGCCGTCGTAAATAGCACAGCTACCACAAGAAGGGCTGTATTCTTTCATGATTATTTTGGTAATATTAAGTTCTTTCATTTTAGTTAAGGTGAGTATGGCACCTCGTTTGTATTCTTCGGTAACAATGTTTCCCTCACTGTCAATTACTTTTGCACGACCGCACCAGACATCTTTACCATCTCCATCCACTATTTCAGCAGGATTTCTTGGAGTTGAAAGTCCTCCAATAACCTCTGGGCAAAAAGGAATTGCTTCTCCACTTTCAACCAACTGCTTTATTTCTGTGATTTCTTTATCTTGTCCATCATATCTGCATGCAATTCCGGCAAGACATGCGCTTACTGCAATCATTCCAATTCCTCCTCTATTATTTATTCATTTTAACATAAAAAAGCCGCCACCATTTTGTGGTGACAGCCTTCGAATAATTAACTGTTTTGATAAGCTACGGCAATTTGAGCCCCAATTAAAGCATTGTGCTTTACTAATTCGATATTAGCTTCTAGGCTTTTTCCGTCTGTTAATTCTTTTACTTTCCCAAGTAAGAATGGTGTTACGTCTTTTCCGTGGATGTGATTTTCTTCCGCTTCTTTTAAAGCTGTTTGAATCACATCATTGATTACTTTTTCATCCATAGCAAATTCTTCTGGAATTGGATTTGTGATTACCGCTCCACCTTCAATTTGAAGATCCCATTTTGCTTTAAGTGAAGCTGCAATAATCTCTGGTGAATCTGCGCGTAAAGTTAATTCCACATCACTTGAGCGTGTGTAAAATGCAGGTAATACGTCTGTTTGATAGCCAATTACTGGAACGCCTTTCGTTTCTAGGTATTCCATTGTTAAGTTTAAATCCAGAATAGATTTAGCTCCGGCACAAATAACTGCTACATTTGTTTTCGCTAGTTCTTCTAAGTCAGCGGAGATATCCATTGTCGTCTCAGCGCCACGGTGTACTCCACCAATTCCGCCAGTTACGAAAATACCAATTTCTGCTAATTCTGCACAAATCATTGTTGCAGCTACTGTTGTTGCGCCAAGTTTTTTTGTTGCAACAAGGTAACCAATATCACGACGAGAAACTTTTGCTACGTTTGTACTTTTTCCAAATAATTCTAGTTCTTCATCAGACAAACCAATTTTTATTTTACCATTAATTAAAGCAATTGTTGCTGGAACTGCACCGTTGTCACGAATAATTTGTTCAACATCGCGCGCCATTTCAACATTTTGCGGGTAAGGCATTCCGTGAGAGATTATAGTTGATTCTAATGCTACAATTGCTTTTCCTTCTGCTTTCGCTTGTTTTACTTCTTCAGATAATGATAGATAATTTTTCATTTGAATTCCTCCAGATCTTTTTGTAATTGGGATGTGGATAAATTTTGGCGAACGGTATATTCTGATTCAAGTGTTCGCGCAGCATTGACACTCCCAGTTTTTAAAATATCTTGCAATGATTTTCTTTCTAACCATGCATAAATGACAGCTGAACAAAATGCATCGCCTGCTCCAGTCACATCAACAATATCTTTAATAACTATCGCTGGTTCAAAAATGACGCCTTCTACTTTATTCGCCGCGACTGCTCCTTTGCTGCCATTAGTTACAATAACATTTTCGACACCTAATTCGAGCCATCTTTCTGCAGCTAAGCGCCAATCTTCGTCACTCTCAATTGTCATTCCTAAATGCGTTTCCGATTCATCTCGGTTACAGATTAGCCAAGTTACATGATCAAGCCGCTCGGGTAAATGAGACATTTTAGGAGAGGATACAGGGACTAAAACTAATGGAATAGAATTAATTTCTGCAAAACTCCCCAAGTATTCTAGTGTTTCCTTAGGGCAGTTCAAGTCCGCAATTATTGCACTTGCTTGACTGAGTAAACCTTCATTTTTTGCTAGTACATCTGGCGTCAAATGGTCATATGCCTCCATGTCAGCAAGCGCCACGAGTAAGTCCCCATTATTTTCGAGTACAGCAGTATAAGATCCGGTTGCAATACTTGGAAATGCAGTTGCATAATCTAGATTCATGTATGTATTACTAGCACTTTTAACAGCTTCCCAATCTGAATCAGTTCCACAAGCAGTCAGTAAAATAACTTCTTTGCCGAGGCGTCCTAGATTTTCGCCAACATTTCGAGCAACTCCACCGGCACTTTGGGTAGATCTGACTGGGTTAGACGTAGCAAGTTGCGCTTTGTCTTTAATATAAAACTTCCGATCAACATTCGCTCCACCTATACAAACGATTTGTTTTGCTTCATTTAAAATATAGGCTTTCCCTAAAATACGACCCTTTTTAATTAGACCAGAAATAAGGTTCGCTACTGTCGGTCTCGATAAATCAAGAATATCAGCAAGTTCTTGTTGAGAAATGTAAGGATTTTTACGGATGGAATTGAAAATTATCTCTTCCTTTTCGTTCATTTTCGCTTTATTATTCTCCACGATATAATGCACCTCCATTCCAAACTTTTGTTCATTTTTTAAACATAAGTTTATTATATATGTAAATGCTTTCTTTTGCAAATAAAAAAACGAAAACCCGCTTCTCTTCAGAAGAAAATTTTCGCTAGTTTTATTTATTTTGTAAGAGAGCTAGTTCCTCATCAGTCAATGATCGATATTCCCCTAAACGAAGTGCTTCATCTAGCTTGAGTTTCCCCATAGAAATTCGTTTTAAATATGTGACAGTTTTCCCTGTTGCTGCAAACATTCTTTTTACTTGATGGAATTTACCTTCTTGTATCGTTACATTGATTTCGCTTGGAGTAATAATTTCTAAGTGTGCTGGTTTGCAGGTATAACCATCATCTAATGTGATTCCTGTTTGAAATGCTTCTATGTCGGCTACTGTCACATTGCCTTCGATTTTGGCATAATATGTTTTATCAATATGCTTTTTTGGTGAGAGTAAATTGTGCGCTAACGTTCCGTCGTTTGTAATAATTAGCAGCCCTTCTGTATCCTTATCCAGCCTACCCACTGGAAAAGGATTTGTTAGCGTATCTTCTTGTGCTAATAAATCAATAACCGTTTCTGATAGGTTATCTTCGGTTGCGCTAACCACATTTTGCGGTTTATGGAGCATAAAATAAACAAATTCTTGATAGACAACCGGATTCCCATGAACTGTAATTTGGTCTTTTTCCGGATTTACTTGTAGTTTGCTATCTTTTTGGATAGTACCATTTACCGTAACTGAGCCAGATTTCAGAAGCGGCTTCACTTCTCTTCGACTGCCATAACCTGTGTGAGACAATAGTTTATCTAAGCGCATAATCAAGCTCCTTTTTCTTTTATTGTAACAAAAAAGTCGCATTTTCTCAAAAAGACTACTTATAAAATATCGCTAGACTACTGAGTGGGCTTAGCGATTGTTCCTAATTAACCTGCACAATCATCTGAAATCATTATATGCTTCTTCAACTGTATTACAATTGAAAACTAGCTTCTATTGCAAGTAAATTATCCCGATAAACTTTCATTTCTTTCCGAGTAATATCTCCTTTTTCAAAATACCGTTGAATTGTTTCTCGCTCAATTTGAGATGCTAGGTCAATGGTAGTTTGCAACTCTTCCACATCACTTTCTCTTTTAGCATCTTTGGTGAAAAGCGACTGCTCAAAGGTAATTAAATACAGTGAAATAATTTCTGGACTATATTCCGTGTTGTCTAACTCATGTAATTTTTGTACGATAAATTCATTATTTTCCCTTTGTAATTTAATACGCTCTTTTCTGCGCTCCTCAAAAGATAAAGGAACAATTCGGAAACTACGAAAACCGTGACGCAACATTTGACGATATCTTACTCTGGCACGGTATTTTTCTTCTCTTGTTTGAACGTATAATCTTTTACCTAGACGCATCATAACAGACAAGCCAACTCCTGTATCAATTTTCTTTTCAAAAACGAGTCTCCTAGTGTTTTCAAGTTGCCATTCTTGTGTTAAACGCCGAAGTTCTTTTTCAGTCGTGTTTACTTCTTTATGCTTCATCAATGAAAAAATCCGATCATTGTACATTTTTAAGACTTTATTCATTTCTACCATATTTTCATCTGTTTTATAGGCTTGCAGTTGGTTCACTACATCGCGTAGTAGGACAATATCAGCTTCATGATCTGCAACTGTCACGTCTTTTTTCGCCGCGAAAAGTGGTAGAGTGAAATTCGCAAGTAAAAGTGTCGTGATAATAACGCCCGCCGCAATGAATATAAGCAAGTCTCGCTCTGGAAAGGCATTGCCATCACCAAGTACAAATGGAAGCGACAGCGCACTGACCAAGGTGATGGTCCCTCTTACACCAGCAACAGTATAAAGAAAAGTGTTTTTAAACCTGCTAATTAAATCATTTTTCGGTTGCTCCTCAAAGTTTCGGAAAAACAAAATCCAAAGAAAACGAAGGCCAAGTAGTAAAATGGTAATTCCTAAAATATACACGAATAGCATACTTTTATGTATACCCGAATCTAACCAAATCGTCTCCATAATTTGTGGCAGCTGCGTTCCCAGTAGAATAAATACTAATCCGTTCAAGCTAAAAGTAATGACAGACCAAGTGTTTTTTGAAAGTAAATTCAGCTGTGCAATTTCAGGATTGATTTTCTTATAGCTGAAAGAGTGCACCATTCCACCACTAACAACAGCTAAAATTCCGTTGACTCCTACTTTTTCTGCCACCATAAAAATTAAAAACGGTAGCAATATTTCCATCAGCATAAAGGAAGTTACATTTTCAATCCCCATTTGCCGTAAGCCACGCATTAGTATAATTTTAAGCAAACTCATTACAGCCCCAAGCGCGATTCCACCTAAAGATAGTAATAAAAAGCTTGTTCCAGCAGTCATAAAGGAAAAAGTTCCCGTCACAAGTGCAAGTACTGCAAATTGAAACGAAACTAGTCCCGAAGCATCATTTATCAGAGACTCGCCTTCTAAAATATGCATGATTTTATGTGGAATTTTCACTTTTTCTGCTAAAGCTCCCACCGCAACGGCATCTGTTGGTGCAAGTGCGGCCGCAAGTGCAAATGCTGCTGCAAAAGGGATAACTGGAATTAAATAATGAATAAATGTTCCAAGAATTCCAACTGTCACAAACACTAACCCAATCGATAACGACAAAATTGCTTTTCTGTTTTTCCATAATGATTTTTTATCCGTATTGGCACCGTCATTAAAAAGAATCGGCGCCATGAATAATAGTAAAAATAACTCCGGATTTAAATCCATCGTATGGTCTCCAAGCGGAATTGCCAACATAATTCCTAACAACACTTGAATCAAAGGCACGGCAATACTAGGCAAAAATCGACTTAGTACATTCGATAAAAAAACAGCACTTAACATTAATAAAATAAGCTCAAAAATCTCCATTGTTATATCCCTCATTTTCTCCCACTCATTGATGTATCTGCGTTATAAAAAGTCCCCCAAAGCGCAATTTGTCTCGTTCCCCATACTAACAAAAAAAATATTCGAAAACATCCGTCTTAGTATGGAGATTTTTGATAGACGATTTGCTCATTTACAACAGTCATTTCTACCGTAATTTCGCGGATTGCAGCAGGCTCTATTTGAAATGGATCCTCAGTCAAAATGGTGAAATCAGCAACATAACCTGGCTTGATTTGTCCACGAGTATGACTTTTATAACTTGCAAAAGCTGCTCCTGTTGTATATAACTGGATTGCTTCATATACGCTTAAAGCTTCTTCCGGCCAGTACTTAACTCCATCTAAATCTGCATTTGCAGTCCTCGTGACAGCAGCATGAATCGCCCAAAATGGATTTGGCACTTCAATTGGTGCATCACTTCCCCCTGCAAGATGAAGCCCAGTGGAAACGAATGATTTCCAGGCGAAAGCTAGTGGTGGGTGTGTTTCTCCAAGGACATCAAGCGCCCACGGGAGATCACTTGCCATGAATTGTGGTTGGATATCAAATAGTACAGGCATTTTAGCTGCCTCGGCTACTAATTCTTTTGTAAGCCATGGTGTATGAATTAAGCGGTCATATTGTCCGTCTTTTGGAGGGTTGGCACGTAAAGAGCGAATCACATTGGAAAACGCTAAATCCCCTAGAATATGAATTGCTACTGGTAAACCTTCTTTTCTAGCTAGTTTGACCAAATTTTCAAACTCTAAGTCCGAATGGATTTTTAAGCCTTTTTCAGTTGGATTATCGGCATATCCAGCACTCATTAGAGCTGTCCGCGACCCAACAGTACCGTCATAAAAAATTTTCATCGCACCTAATTCTACAAAATCATCGCCATTAATGAAGGTTTCATTTGAAGCAACAAATGCCTTCCACTCTGCATGATGAATTAAAAGTTGTGCGCGAAATGGTAGCTTTTCTGCTCCTAATGTTTTTCTAAAAGCAGCTAATGTTGACTCGAAGCCTGTAAAATAATGTAGATCTTCTGAATGAGCACCTGTAATTCCTTTTGACCATAAGTCTTTAATAGCTATTTCTAACCATGCTGTTAGTTCAGATGGTGTAGCTGGTGGAAAAGCATTAATCGCGAGCGTTGTAGCATTATCTCTTAAAATGCCTGTAAAATCTCCTGCCTGATTTTGAACAATTTCTCCTCCACCATCAAAGTCATTTTCCGAAAAATCCTTAATATGAGCTAATAAAGCAGAATTAATCGACACACTATGATAATCAATACGTCTCACTAAAATCGGATTGGTGCTACTTATTCCATCCAAATCTCCTATTGAAATGAAGGTTTTTTCATCAGTCCATTTATTTTCATCATAACCTTCGACAAACAGCCACTCATCTTCTGCTAATCGGTTCACTCGTTCTGAAATAAGCGATAATGCTTCTTTTTTTGTCGTACTTTGATTTAAATTAAGTCGTTCTAGTGCTTGTCCATACCATAATAAATGGATATGGGCATCGACAAATCCTGGAAAAATAATTTTACCAGCAAGGTCAATCGTTTCATCAATCTTATGTTGATAGCATGTTTCTAATTCTGTTGTTTCACCCACCGCATAAATTCGACCGTTTTCGGTTAATACAGCAGAAACCACTTCACCTTCAGCAGTCATTTGGTAAAATTGTCCATTTTTCCATAATTTCATTTCTACTCCTCCTGACTTATGGAAACTTGTAAAGCTGTTTTTTCTTGTTGATCCTTTTTCTGTAGAATTTGTTGTAATGTGATGCTAATAAGTGCACATCCTAGCAAGATAAATGCGCCGATGAACAAGGCTTTTATTCCGCCTAAATTTTGAACGACAATCGCGCCAACAAAAGGTGCCAACATTCGAGCAGCTGTAGCCATTCCGTTGACAAGGCCTTGATATAATCCTGCAGCACCTTTTGGAGCAAGTTGATAGGCAATGGTTGGAATAGCTGGCCAAGCAAACATTTCTCCGATCGTTAAAAAAGTCATTCCAATCACAAACCCACTATATACACTTGCATTCATTGCCACAACAAAGGATAGGATAAATAAGAAAATCCCGATATAAATTTGTGCGAGTAAATGTTTTTTAAACCTACCTACAACTGGAATTAAGATTAATTGCCCCAGTACGATAAGTGCACCATTCAGGCTCCATAAATTACCATATTGGCTTGCTGTCACACCTTTTATTTCCGTCATATAAGTAGACAGATTCGACTGCCATTGTACATGTGGTAATTGACACAACAAATAGGCAAGTAATAATAATACAAACGACCATAGC
The nucleotide sequence above comes from Listeria ivanovii subsp. londoniensis. Encoded proteins:
- a CDS encoding DUF523 domain-containing protein; its protein translation is MIAVSACLAGIACRYDGQDKEITEIKQLVESGEAIPFCPEVIGGLSTPRNPAEIVDGDGKDVWCGRAKVIDSEGNIVTEEYKRGAILTLTKMKELNITKIIMKEYSPSCGSCAIYDGTFSGKTTDGTGVAAALFIANGIEVISEFTI
- a CDS encoding pseudouridine-5'-phosphate glycosidase is translated as MKNYLSLSEEVKQAKAEGKAIVALESTIISHGMPYPQNVEMARDVEQIIRDNGAVPATIALINGKIKIGLSDEELELFGKSTNVAKVSRRDIGYLVATKKLGATTVAATMICAELAEIGIFVTGGIGGVHRGAETTMDISADLEELAKTNVAVICAGAKSILDLNLTMEYLETKGVPVIGYQTDVLPAFYTRSSDVELTLRADSPEIIAASLKAKWDLQIEGGAVITNPIPEEFAMDEKVINDVIQTALKEAEENHIHGKDVTPFLLGKVKELTDGKSLEANIELVKHNALIGAQIAVAYQNS
- a CDS encoding carbohydrate kinase, whose amino-acid sequence is MENNKAKMNEKEEIIFNSIRKNPYISQQELADILDLSRPTVANLISGLIKKGRILGKAYILNEAKQIVCIGGANVDRKFYIKDKAQLATSNPVRSTQSAGGVARNVGENLGRLGKEVILLTACGTDSDWEAVKSASNTYMNLDYATAFPSIATGSYTAVLENNGDLLVALADMEAYDHLTPDVLAKNEGLLSQASAIIADLNCPKETLEYLGSFAEINSIPLVLVPVSSPKMSHLPERLDHVTWLICNRDESETHLGMTIESDEDWRLAAERWLELGVENVIVTNGSKGAVAANKVEGVIFEPAIVIKDIVDVTGAGDAFCSAVIYAWLERKSLQDILKTGSVNAARTLESEYTVRQNLSTSQLQKDLEEFK
- a CDS encoding pseudouridine synthase, whose translation is MRLDKLLSHTGYGSRREVKPLLKSGSVTVNGTIQKDSKLQVNPEKDQITVHGNPVVYQEFVYFMLHKPQNVVSATEDNLSETVIDLLAQEDTLTNPFPVGRLDKDTEGLLIITNDGTLAHNLLSPKKHIDKTYYAKIEGNVTVADIEAFQTGITLDDGYTCKPAHLEIITPSEINVTIQEGKFHQVKRMFAATGKTVTYLKRISMGKLKLDEALRLGEYRSLTDEELALLQNK
- a CDS encoding Na+/H+ antiporter produces the protein MEIFELILLMLSAVFLSNVLSRFLPSIAVPLIQVLLGIMLAIPLGDHTMDLNPELFLLLFMAPILFNDGANTDKKSLWKNRKAILSLSIGLVFVTVGILGTFIHYLIPVIPFAAAFALAAALAPTDAVAVGALAEKVKIPHKIMHILEGESLINDASGLVSFQFAVLALVTGTFSFMTAGTSFLLLSLGGIALGAVMSLLKIILMRGLRQMGIENVTSFMLMEILLPFLIFMVAEKVGVNGILAVVSGGMVHSFSYKKINPEIAQLNLLSKNTWSVITFSLNGLVFILLGTQLPQIMETIWLDSGIHKSMLFVYILGITILLLGLRFLWILFFRNFEEQPKNDLISRFKNTFLYTVAGVRGTITLVSALSLPFVLGDGNAFPERDLLIFIAAGVIITTLLLANFTLPLFAAKKDVTVADHEADIVLLRDVVNQLQAYKTDENMVEMNKVLKMYNDRIFSLMKHKEVNTTEKELRRLTQEWQLENTRRLVFEKKIDTGVGLSVMMRLGKRLYVQTREEKYRARVRYRQMLRHGFRSFRIVPLSFEERRKERIKLQRENNEFIVQKLHELDNTEYSPEIISLYLITFEQSLFTKDAKRESDVEELQTTIDLASQIERETIQRYFEKGDITRKEMKVYRDNLLAIEASFQL
- a CDS encoding amidohydrolase — translated: MKLWKNGQFYQMTAEGEVVSAVLTENGRIYAVGETTELETCYQHKIDETIDLAGKIIFPGFVDAHIHLLWYGQALERLNLNQSTTKKEALSLISERVNRLAEDEWLFVEGYDENKWTDEKTFISIGDLDGISSTNPILVRRIDYHSVSINSALLAHIKDFSENDFDGGGEIVQNQAGDFTGILRDNATTLAINAFPPATPSELTAWLEIAIKDLWSKGITGAHSEDLHYFTGFESTLAAFRKTLGAEKLPFRAQLLIHHAEWKAFVASNETFINGDDFVELGAMKIFYDGTVGSRTALMSAGYADNPTEKGLKIHSDLEFENLVKLARKEGLPVAIHILGDLAFSNVIRSLRANPPKDGQYDRLIHTPWLTKELVAEAAKMPVLFDIQPQFMASDLPWALDVLGETHPPLAFAWKSFVSTGLHLAGGSDAPIEVPNPFWAIHAAVTRTANADLDGVKYWPEEALSVYEAIQLYTTGAAFASYKSHTRGQIKPGYVADFTILTEDPFQIEPAAIREITVEMTVVNEQIVYQKSPY